The following proteins are encoded in a genomic region of Dyadobacter sp. UC 10:
- a CDS encoding GH39 family glycosyl hydrolase → MESNRRTFLKALTLAPLTGSVLDTENELPQIEPDVQPVFALNKIGSIKLVQPKDIKSSPFGIGCETLDRELWDPKEVYPFLTDLPVKWARLQTGWNRVEKEKGKYDWKWLDESVDGLISRGIQPFFNVGYGNKFYTEGEMGFHPMDKPEALKAFKAFVTALAKRYHGRVQYYEIWNEPNLGGFWQGGKVDPKKYVGLVKETAPLIRKNCPGSVIVGGVVSRLPIVFIKGLFNAGLAEEIDIFSFHPYTSAPESYNDKIIAVTRLVKQHNPKVKIWQGENGFSSQPNSTGYPGEGPYSENIQAKIMLRRLLTDVSLGIPMTLWFLVVDLHDYPKGSGKVNYKGILRTKPNIEPKVAYKVLQNLGSVVHGDVNPANATIYILDGEKAGDKKEYSAMENCEMRGMPNLNSTLLNTAKGKVLAYWNMDKPADTTPGKTAHVFLWDWEAHGFEDAVLVDPLDGTIYELTDQEKFYDKNKLSTELEAQVFRKLPLRDYPMLIMEKKSVI, encoded by the coding sequence ATGGAAAGCAACAGGAGGACATTTTTGAAAGCATTAACACTCGCCCCGCTGACGGGAAGTGTTTTGGATACAGAAAACGAATTGCCGCAGATTGAGCCGGATGTACAGCCCGTTTTTGCCCTCAACAAAATAGGCAGCATCAAGCTTGTACAACCAAAAGATATTAAATCGTCCCCGTTTGGTATTGGCTGCGAAACGCTCGACCGCGAACTCTGGGACCCAAAAGAAGTATATCCGTTCCTGACCGACCTGCCTGTGAAATGGGCGCGGCTGCAAACCGGCTGGAACCGGGTCGAAAAGGAAAAGGGAAAATACGACTGGAAGTGGCTCGACGAAAGTGTCGACGGGCTGATCAGTCGCGGCATTCAGCCGTTTTTTAATGTAGGGTACGGAAATAAATTTTATACCGAAGGCGAAATGGGTTTCCATCCGATGGACAAACCCGAGGCTTTGAAAGCATTCAAGGCATTTGTAACTGCCCTTGCCAAACGCTACCACGGCAGGGTGCAATATTACGAGATCTGGAACGAACCGAACCTCGGCGGTTTCTGGCAGGGCGGTAAAGTCGATCCTAAAAAATACGTGGGTCTTGTGAAGGAAACGGCGCCATTGATCCGCAAGAATTGTCCGGGTTCGGTGATCGTGGGTGGCGTGGTTTCGCGTCTTCCGATCGTTTTTATCAAAGGATTATTCAATGCAGGTTTGGCCGAAGAGATCGATATTTTCTCCTTTCATCCCTACACTTCCGCGCCTGAAAGCTATAATGACAAGATCATTGCGGTCACCAGGCTGGTGAAGCAGCATAATCCGAAAGTGAAGATCTGGCAGGGTGAAAACGGTTTTTCTTCACAACCCAATAGCACAGGCTACCCGGGCGAGGGACCATATAGCGAGAACATCCAGGCTAAAATCATGCTGAGAAGGCTGCTTACCGATGTTTCGCTGGGCATTCCGATGACGTTATGGTTTCTGGTCGTGGATCTGCACGATTATCCCAAAGGTTCGGGGAAGGTGAATTACAAAGGGATTTTGCGAACAAAACCGAACATTGAACCCAAAGTGGCTTACAAGGTTTTGCAAAATCTGGGCAGCGTCGTCCATGGCGATGTGAATCCGGCCAATGCAACAATCTACATTCTGGATGGAGAAAAAGCGGGTGATAAAAAGGAATACAGCGCCATGGAAAACTGCGAAATGCGCGGGATGCCAAACCTGAATTCCACGCTCCTGAATACTGCAAAAGGCAAAGTGCTGGCGTACTGGAATATGGATAAGCCGGCAGACACCACGCCTGGCAAAACCGCACACGTCTTTTTGTGGGATTGGGAAGCCCATGGTTTTGAGGACGCCGTATTGGTAGATCCGCTCGACGGCACCATTTATGAACTCACCGATCAGGAGAAATTCTATGATAAAAATAAGCTGAGCACCGAACTCGAAGCCCAGGTTTTCAGGAAACTTCCCCTCCGCGATTACCCGATGCTGATCATGGAAAAGAAATCAGTGATTTAA
- a CDS encoding GH39 family glycosyl hydrolase, protein MMKKSRFQNLSHWVAGLLLANCMGTAAFAQSPAGLPAGLPAGPQNFKEIGSVKTRSAKEIKASSWSIGGETMDRDYTDYQSYKKYLDALGAKRIRLQGGWAKCEKVKGKYDFAWLDAVIPDAYSRGVNPWVELSYGNPIYEGGGEPKLAGRIPTSPEALEAWDKWVKAIVNRYKGQVTEWEIWNEPDINPKNTGDEFADFYIRTANVVRSQQPNAKFLAMGIAGVPRLEFLRPFLEKIKAKNALDLIDVITYHGYAPNPDTSYPKIEEMRTFVAGYSTKIGFMQGENGAPSTPSNVTIGALRQYDWTELSQAKWDLRRMLGDHGRGIATNLFTISDIHYAAGDHMTGVNTKGILKTNPDKTIERPKLAYKAAQHVFSIFDSEMEALTTQIPKTDQENQSVFAYKQKGSGKMAVTMWCNEARPAETYTPKSSKITVNGAFKEPVYVDLISGKVYEIPKANWKKEGAAFTFSGIPVPDYPVLITEKSTFTLLTSSIDTPDFKYLGKVEPKHALDIKSSNWSVGAEMMDRDFTIYANWKEYLGKLGAKKARIQSGWAKVEKTKGSYDWAWLDEIVYDMVKQGVKPWINLSYGNTLYSGGGGTTLMGAVPQSDEALEGWGKFVNAIVSRYGKVVDDWEVWNEPNYKVSPEGYAKLLVLSAEIIRKVQPKDNIIAFAMGSKVDYEYADKVLAIVQQQNKIHLIDEISHHRHIKIPEDRGTEIELEAVVKKYNPKIRIRQGEGGCPSEWNDNFALNKYHWSEQMQSKHILRRLLTDLGNDKESCLFTIMDARYPQEWNHKGLLKANDDKTVAYAKPAYYAFQNVTSVFDDRLTRLEKYPFAIQNHHDRKVSLYGYAGKGKQSQIVTAWFSDSIPSNVNDKTLCDLSFDNGSFENPVWVDLASGSVHEIPKSNWKKEGSNVHFTKIPMYDSPILIAEKSLIQIAKAM, encoded by the coding sequence ATGATGAAAAAAAGTCGTTTTCAAAATTTGAGCCACTGGGTCGCCGGCCTGCTATTAGCCAATTGCATGGGTACCGCGGCGTTCGCGCAGTCACCTGCCGGGCTTCCAGCGGGGCTTCCAGCTGGGCCACAAAATTTTAAGGAAATCGGGTCGGTCAAGACACGTTCGGCCAAAGAGATCAAAGCTTCGAGCTGGTCGATCGGGGGCGAAACCATGGACCGCGACTACACCGATTATCAATCCTATAAAAAATACCTCGACGCGTTGGGCGCCAAACGGATCAGGCTGCAAGGTGGCTGGGCCAAATGCGAAAAAGTGAAAGGGAAGTACGACTTTGCCTGGCTGGATGCAGTTATTCCCGATGCATATAGCCGCGGTGTGAATCCCTGGGTAGAACTTTCCTATGGAAATCCGATCTACGAAGGTGGCGGCGAACCTAAACTCGCCGGTCGCATTCCCACGTCACCAGAGGCATTGGAAGCCTGGGACAAATGGGTAAAAGCGATCGTGAACCGTTACAAAGGACAGGTAACCGAATGGGAGATCTGGAATGAGCCGGACATTAATCCCAAAAATACCGGAGATGAATTCGCTGATTTCTATATACGTACCGCAAACGTGGTCCGGTCGCAGCAGCCTAATGCAAAGTTTCTTGCGATGGGTATTGCGGGTGTGCCCAGGCTGGAATTTCTCAGACCTTTTCTGGAAAAAATAAAAGCTAAAAACGCGCTTGATCTGATCGATGTCATTACCTACCACGGGTATGCGCCGAACCCGGATACCTCGTATCCCAAGATTGAGGAAATGCGAACCTTCGTGGCCGGGTATAGTACCAAAATTGGTTTCATGCAGGGCGAAAACGGCGCGCCATCAACTCCCAGTAATGTAACGATCGGCGCATTGAGGCAATACGACTGGACGGAATTGAGCCAGGCCAAATGGGACCTGCGCCGGATGCTGGGCGACCACGGACGCGGCATTGCCACCAACCTGTTCACGATCAGCGATATCCATTATGCAGCGGGCGACCACATGACGGGTGTGAATACGAAAGGGATTTTGAAAACCAATCCGGATAAAACCATTGAACGTCCCAAGCTGGCCTACAAAGCCGCGCAGCATGTGTTCTCAATCTTCGATTCCGAAATGGAGGCATTGACGACTCAGATTCCGAAAACAGATCAAGAAAACCAGTCTGTATTTGCCTATAAACAAAAAGGAAGCGGCAAAATGGCTGTGACCATGTGGTGCAACGAGGCGCGCCCGGCAGAAACCTACACCCCAAAAAGCAGCAAAATTACCGTGAATGGCGCGTTCAAGGAGCCGGTTTACGTAGATCTTATCTCTGGAAAAGTGTATGAGATCCCCAAAGCAAACTGGAAAAAGGAAGGCGCTGCTTTTACATTCAGCGGCATTCCAGTGCCCGATTATCCCGTATTGATCACTGAAAAATCGACATTTACATTACTCACTTCTTCCATTGATACGCCGGATTTTAAGTACCTGGGAAAGGTGGAGCCGAAGCATGCGCTGGATATCAAATCGTCCAACTGGTCGGTAGGTGCCGAGATGATGGACCGGGATTTCACGATTTATGCCAACTGGAAAGAATATCTGGGAAAATTGGGTGCGAAAAAGGCAAGGATACAGTCTGGCTGGGCGAAAGTAGAGAAAACAAAAGGCAGTTACGATTGGGCCTGGCTCGATGAGATCGTGTATGATATGGTGAAACAAGGTGTAAAACCCTGGATCAACCTGTCTTACGGAAACACACTTTATTCCGGTGGCGGCGGGACTACTTTAATGGGCGCCGTTCCGCAGTCGGACGAGGCTTTGGAAGGCTGGGGCAAATTTGTAAACGCCATTGTGTCCAGATATGGCAAGGTAGTCGACGACTGGGAAGTGTGGAACGAGCCTAACTATAAAGTGTCGCCCGAAGGGTATGCAAAGTTGCTGGTACTATCCGCAGAAATCATCCGCAAAGTGCAGCCGAAAGACAACATCATTGCATTTGCAATGGGCAGCAAAGTGGATTACGAGTATGCCGACAAAGTGCTGGCGATTGTGCAGCAACAAAACAAAATCCATTTGATCGACGAGATCAGCCATCACAGGCACATCAAAATACCCGAAGACCGCGGCACAGAAATCGAGCTGGAAGCGGTGGTGAAAAAATATAACCCCAAGATCAGGATCAGACAAGGTGAGGGCGGATGCCCGTCGGAATGGAACGACAACTTTGCGCTGAACAAATATCACTGGAGCGAGCAAATGCAGTCGAAACACATTTTGCGCAGGCTGCTTACCGATCTGGGAAATGACAAGGAATCGTGCCTTTTCACGATCATGGACGCCCGCTATCCACAGGAGTGGAACCACAAAGGTTTGCTGAAAGCCAATGACGACAAAACGGTGGCCTATGCAAAACCAGCTTACTACGCATTTCAGAATGTAACCTCCGTTTTCGACGACCGCCTCACACGATTGGAAAAGTATCCGTTTGCCATTCAAAATCACCACGACAGGAAAGTGTCACTTTATGGGTATGCCGGCAAAGGAAAGCAAAGTCAGATTGTAACCGCCTGGTTTTCTGATAGCATTCCTTCCAATGTGAATGATAAAACACTTTGTGATCTGTCTTTTGATAACGGGAGTTTTGAAAACCCGGTCTGGGTGGACCTGGCCTCGGGAAGCGTGCACGAGATTCCGAAATCCAACTGGAAAAAGGAGGGCAGCAACGTTCATTTCACCAAAATTCCGATGTACGACTCGCCGATCCTGATCGCGGAGAAATCCCTGATCCAGATCGCCAAAGCAATGTAA
- a CDS encoding glycosyl hydrolase 115 family protein: MRYSAIIFFLISAYTSFAQSKAKQPFTLVSEQNQATIILPETEPECVRLAVNDLVHDVAQINGKKLRVVSKDDGKVSGSKIHVGTVGLSDSQIKKYNSNAASLKGKWEVYEVKSNGGSLAINGSDERATMFGIYHFIEEYLKVDPLYFWSDKLPEKKSALQWERVQISQKSPSFQYRGWFINDEDLLTEFYESGGKRNIDYPYYGQVVNPALMSKVVESLVRQRLNLIIPASFIDIRNPAEAALVKEAAKRGVFISMHHVEPMGVSAFTFFNYWKEKTNEKPLFSFYSSREKLTEVWQVYAKEWAKYPNVIWQIGLRGIADRPMWMADPGVPQSDADRGKLISDAMATQMEIIKEVDKRPNPPITTTLWAEGSTLNQAGHLKIPEKVTIVFSDNSPGWKWQNDFYQTPRTNNNTYGVYYHHQLWGAGPHIAQGISPQHTYQVFQEVQKMKSNAYAIMNVSNIREFQLGLASSAHMLYNLESYDPQVFMKEWTGVQYGQHAAAAKKAYDLYFESFVVHDKQRVAMLLDGQTRNFALNYLKKLSQQISDPEAYQAAELKAKQASTESDWGKTSLSDAHPQPRDENELLEKVQKQQQAHQNALTESLNVLAKLETLQKTFFETNLISQTRIMLGLEEWLKQVLLAKKAMHEGQPDQCKNHLQLAVKSIDGINEGKAMNVKSDKWANWYRGDKKMNINACKDATEKVYKLLK, translated from the coding sequence ATGAGATATTCAGCGATCATTTTTTTCCTTATTTCGGCTTATACCTCTTTTGCGCAAAGTAAGGCAAAGCAGCCTTTTACGCTGGTTAGTGAGCAAAATCAGGCTACGATCATTTTGCCTGAAACAGAGCCTGAATGCGTTCGGCTGGCTGTGAATGACCTGGTGCATGATGTAGCGCAAATCAACGGGAAAAAGTTACGGGTCGTTTCCAAAGATGACGGTAAGGTTTCCGGTTCGAAAATCCATGTCGGAACCGTAGGTTTATCGGATTCGCAGATTAAAAAATACAATAGTAATGCAGCCTCCCTCAAAGGAAAATGGGAGGTGTATGAAGTGAAATCCAATGGCGGCAGCCTGGCGATCAATGGGAGCGACGAGCGGGCAACCATGTTTGGGATCTATCATTTCATTGAGGAATATCTTAAAGTCGATCCGCTGTATTTCTGGTCGGATAAGCTACCGGAAAAGAAGTCGGCACTTCAATGGGAAAGGGTTCAGATCAGCCAGAAAAGTCCATCTTTCCAATACCGGGGCTGGTTTATCAATGACGAAGATCTGCTGACCGAATTTTACGAAAGCGGCGGCAAACGGAATATTGACTATCCGTACTATGGTCAGGTGGTGAACCCTGCATTGATGAGCAAAGTCGTAGAATCACTGGTACGCCAGCGCCTGAACCTCATTATTCCGGCCAGCTTTATCGACATCCGAAATCCTGCCGAGGCTGCATTGGTGAAGGAGGCTGCGAAACGCGGCGTGTTTATTTCCATGCACCATGTGGAGCCGATGGGTGTGAGTGCATTTACTTTTTTTAATTATTGGAAGGAAAAAACGAACGAGAAACCGCTGTTTTCTTTTTACAGCAGCCGGGAAAAACTCACAGAAGTGTGGCAGGTGTATGCCAAAGAATGGGCGAAATATCCGAATGTAATCTGGCAGATCGGTTTGCGCGGCATCGCCGATCGTCCGATGTGGATGGCGGATCCCGGTGTGCCTCAATCGGATGCGGACCGGGGAAAACTGATCTCCGACGCCATGGCGACACAAATGGAAATCATCAAAGAAGTTGACAAACGTCCAAACCCGCCCATTACAACCACATTATGGGCCGAAGGCTCGACTTTGAACCAGGCCGGGCATTTGAAAATTCCTGAAAAAGTAACCATCGTATTTTCCGACAACAGTCCCGGCTGGAAATGGCAAAACGATTTCTATCAAACCCCGCGGACGAACAACAATACGTACGGCGTGTACTACCACCACCAGCTCTGGGGAGCAGGCCCGCACATCGCCCAGGGCATTTCGCCGCAGCATACCTACCAGGTTTTTCAGGAAGTACAAAAAATGAAAAGCAATGCATATGCGATCATGAATGTCTCGAATATCCGCGAGTTTCAGCTCGGTCTGGCTTCTTCGGCGCATATGCTTTATAATTTAGAATCGTATGATCCTCAGGTTTTTATGAAGGAATGGACGGGCGTTCAGTATGGTCAGCATGCAGCTGCCGCCAAAAAAGCATACGATCTGTATTTTGAGTCTTTTGTCGTGCACGACAAGCAAAGGGTGGCCATGCTCCTCGACGGGCAGACCCGCAATTTTGCCCTGAATTACTTGAAGAAACTCTCGCAGCAAATCAGCGATCCGGAGGCATACCAAGCCGCCGAATTAAAAGCAAAGCAAGCATCGACCGAATCTGACTGGGGAAAAACCTCGTTGAGCGACGCGCACCCGCAGCCGCGCGACGAAAACGAACTGCTTGAAAAGGTCCAGAAACAACAGCAAGCCCATCAAAATGCATTGACCGAATCGCTAAACGTGCTGGCGAAGCTGGAAACGCTGCAAAAGACTTTTTTCGAAACCAACCTGATTTCCCAAACCCGCATAATGCTCGGTCTGGAAGAATGGCTGAAACAGGTACTTCTCGCCAAAAAAGCAATGCATGAAGGGCAGCCGGATCAATGCAAAAATCACCTGCAACTGGCGGTTAAGTCCATTGACGGGATCAATGAAGGAAAGGCGATGAATGTAAAGTCGGACAAATGGGCAAACTGGTACCGGGGTGATAAGAAAATGAATATCAATGCTTGTAAAGACGCCACTGAAAAGGTTTATAAACTTTTGAAATGA
- a CDS encoding glycoside hydrolase family 28 protein, which translates to MNLKDFAFYLLFMMLVASGAVFAQNTPSAVPFPFPEMKAPVFRKEKFDIRKYRAKEGGITLNSEAIRKAIVACNAAGGGSVIVPKGIWLTGAVHLKSNVNLHLEEGAELRFSQKFADYLPVVLIQRGGFFCYNYSPFVYAKDCENIAVTGKGTLNGQGQVWWPWKSKQPGMTQLFQMGKAGVPIEQRVFGTEKAGVRPPFIQFLECKNILLEDITVVDGPSWNVHPVFSENIIIWKIKIRAHGPNNDGIDPDGCKNVLIEDCDIDVGDDNICLKSGRDEEAWKIGRPCENVVVRRCSTKAGHGGFVIGSEMSAGVKNVLVEDCHFAGTDRGLRFKSRVGRGGVVENVWARNITMTKIKGEAIVFDLTYDSEPIEKNMNYGKGSAPLANAPVFRNFNIKNMECDGAKTAISLRGLPGNYLHHITFDNIKINSKNGVFCSNSQFIDFRNMAIKHQNGEAFQIENSSSIQY; encoded by the coding sequence ATGAATTTGAAAGATTTCGCCTTTTACTTACTCTTCATGATGCTGGTAGCATCCGGAGCAGTGTTTGCCCAAAACACTCCATCTGCCGTGCCGTTTCCATTCCCGGAGATGAAAGCGCCCGTATTCCGGAAAGAGAAGTTCGATATCCGGAAATACAGGGCGAAAGAAGGGGGCATCACTTTGAATTCCGAGGCGATCCGGAAAGCGATTGTGGCTTGTAATGCGGCTGGCGGCGGTTCGGTAATCGTTCCGAAAGGTATTTGGCTCACGGGTGCCGTCCATTTGAAAAGCAATGTTAACCTGCATCTGGAAGAAGGGGCAGAACTTCGTTTCAGTCAGAAATTCGCGGATTACCTTCCGGTAGTGCTGATCCAGCGCGGTGGGTTCTTTTGTTACAATTACTCGCCTTTTGTGTATGCCAAAGATTGCGAAAACATCGCGGTGACGGGCAAAGGTACTTTGAATGGACAGGGTCAGGTTTGGTGGCCGTGGAAAAGTAAGCAGCCCGGAATGACGCAGTTATTTCAAATGGGAAAAGCTGGTGTGCCGATCGAGCAGCGGGTATTTGGTACTGAAAAAGCAGGCGTTCGCCCGCCATTTATTCAATTTTTGGAATGTAAAAATATCCTTTTGGAAGACATTACGGTTGTCGATGGGCCTTCGTGGAATGTGCATCCCGTTTTTTCTGAAAATATCATCATCTGGAAAATCAAGATCAGGGCGCACGGGCCAAATAACGATGGTATTGACCCGGACGGCTGTAAAAATGTGCTCATTGAAGATTGCGATATCGATGTCGGCGACGACAATATTTGCCTCAAATCCGGCCGCGACGAAGAAGCCTGGAAAATAGGCAGACCGTGTGAAAATGTAGTGGTACGCCGTTGCAGCACCAAAGCCGGACATGGAGGATTTGTAATCGGCAGTGAAATGTCGGCGGGAGTGAAAAACGTGCTGGTCGAGGATTGTCATTTCGCCGGTACAGACCGCGGGTTGAGGTTCAAATCCAGGGTTGGCAGAGGCGGAGTTGTGGAGAATGTGTGGGCCAGAAATATTACCATGACGAAGATCAAAGGCGAAGCGATCGTCTTTGACCTGACTTACGACAGCGAACCCATCGAAAAAAATATGAACTATGGCAAAGGCTCTGCCCCGCTGGCAAATGCGCCCGTTTTCAGGAATTTCAACATCAAAAACATGGAATGCGATGGCGCGAAAACAGCAATTAGCCTTCGTGGCCTGCCGGGGAATTACCTGCATCACATCACGTTCGACAACATTAAAATCAATTCTAAAAACGGCGTCTTTTGCAGCAATTCCCAGTTTATCGATTTCCGGAATATGGCAATAAAGCATCAAAACGGCGAGGCTTTTCAGATAGAAAATAGCAGTTCAATACAGTACTGA
- a CDS encoding alpha/beta hydrolase: MAQTEIEIPLYASKVPNSIPATQPEKRTFNAAGQLTALSKVIAPRLIVFRPAAANGTGIIICPGGGYRNLNIENVRFIAQRLNKMGITAFVLTYRLPADSLMVDKSVGAMQDIQQAFRVVRKMAAEWKLSRIGVWGSSAGGHLAAMAATHWNKAYETGKDTANLRPDFAVLAWPVITFNGSDAHKGSVQNLLGSNATEAQIREFSPEESVDAQTPPTFLVHAGDDPTVSFQNSMLFYQALKKQKVPTELHIYEEKTHGFGINPEVKHSWMSQLEIWLTNRGLIPSNTH, encoded by the coding sequence GTGGCGCAGACTGAAATTGAGATACCGCTTTATGCATCGAAAGTGCCTAATTCGATACCAGCCACCCAGCCTGAAAAGAGGACTTTTAATGCTGCCGGGCAACTGACAGCATTGTCAAAAGTGATTGCGCCGCGACTGATCGTATTTCGTCCGGCTGCGGCCAATGGAACCGGAATTATTATTTGCCCGGGTGGCGGCTACCGCAACCTGAATATTGAAAATGTAAGGTTCATTGCTCAACGGTTAAATAAAATGGGTATCACCGCTTTTGTACTGACCTATCGCCTTCCTGCCGACAGTTTGATGGTCGACAAGTCGGTTGGGGCGATGCAGGATATCCAGCAGGCTTTCAGGGTGGTTCGCAAAATGGCGGCTGAATGGAAGTTGAGCCGCATTGGCGTCTGGGGTTCCTCGGCTGGGGGACACCTGGCGGCGATGGCGGCCACGCATTGGAACAAAGCCTATGAGACAGGAAAAGACACCGCGAATTTGCGACCTGATTTTGCGGTTTTGGCCTGGCCCGTGATCACTTTCAATGGAAGCGACGCGCATAAAGGCTCGGTTCAGAACTTGTTGGGAAGTAATGCCACGGAGGCACAGATCAGGGAATTTTCACCAGAAGAAAGTGTCGACGCCCAAACGCCGCCCACTTTTCTCGTCCACGCCGGCGACGATCCCACGGTTTCATTCCAGAACAGTATGCTGTTTTATCAGGCATTAAAAAAACAAAAGGTACCCACTGAGCTGCATATCTATGAAGAGAAAACGCACGGTTTCGGGATCAATCCGGAGGTGAAGCATTCATGGATGTCGCAGCTGGAAATATGGCTTACTAACCGGGGGCTTATTCCTTCCAATACGCATTAA